One region of Demequina sp. TMPB413 genomic DNA includes:
- a CDS encoding NUDIX domain-containing protein — MPTPDFVLDLRAKIGHDLLWLTGVTAVVLRDTPSGDREVLLVKRADNGAWTPVTGIVDPGEQPAAAAAREALEEADVVAAPEALKAVRSLPPMQYANGDRSQYLDLTFRFRYVSGEPCPADGENSEAAWFPLTAMPPMSADMTARVQAALEPGNDCHFQA; from the coding sequence ATGCCCACGCCGGACTTTGTCCTCGACCTGCGCGCCAAGATCGGCCACGACCTCTTGTGGCTCACAGGGGTGACCGCCGTGGTGCTGCGGGACACGCCATCGGGAGACCGTGAGGTGCTGCTGGTCAAGCGCGCCGACAACGGAGCCTGGACTCCCGTCACCGGCATCGTCGATCCCGGCGAGCAGCCAGCCGCCGCCGCGGCAAGGGAGGCACTGGAGGAGGCCGACGTCGTCGCAGCGCCTGAGGCCCTCAAAGCGGTGCGCTCCCTGCCGCCGATGCAATACGCCAACGGCGACCGCTCGCAATACCTGGACCTCACCTTTCGCTTTCGCTATGTCAGCGGTGAGCCTTGCCCGGCCGACGGAGAGAATTCTGAGGCCGCGTGGTTCCCGCTGACCGCGATGCCGCCCATGTCGGCCGACATGACCGCGCGCGTTCAAGCGGCGCTCGAGCCGGGGAACGACTGCCACTTCCAGGCCTGA
- a CDS encoding DUF2200 domain-containing protein, whose product MHKVFAMPVAKVYPLYVTKVERKGRTQAELDQVIEWLTGFDGAALAGHLEAGTTFEEFFADATLNPRAADITGVICGVRVEEIDDPLMQKIRYLDKLVDELARGKAMEKVLRG is encoded by the coding sequence ATGCACAAAGTCTTCGCCATGCCCGTTGCCAAGGTCTACCCGCTCTACGTCACCAAGGTGGAGCGCAAGGGACGCACTCAGGCGGAGTTGGACCAGGTCATCGAGTGGCTGACCGGCTTCGACGGCGCTGCCCTCGCCGGGCATCTGGAGGCGGGCACGACGTTCGAGGAGTTCTTCGCCGATGCCACGCTCAACCCGCGCGCCGCTGACATCACCGGCGTGATCTGCGGGGTGCGGGTCGAAGAGATTGACGATCCTCTCATGCAGAAGATCCGCTACCTCGACAAGCTGGTGGACGAGCTCGCGCGGGGCAAGGCCATGGAGAAGGTGCTGCGGGGGTAA
- a CDS encoding phosphatase PAP2 family protein: MQSPSRTSAKRPIEERAAAEAGDSVAEHVDPADASLAQGHRFTQLAALGLAGVLGGAVPFLVLMTLVQAEWEPLIRLDLGVAARLNDFFSDIPFAVTVLKYVTEVGGGATAGFILGIAVVFMLVRRQFRLAAYLAFTALGLAILTPIAKEYVGRVRPDVALPLAELPSNASFPSGHAMSATVVWGALTLVALSVVRPSRRTALALAAVSFIILTGFTRLALGVHFVTDVIAGWALGALWLAAMTAAFRRWLRYRHEPVEPAGLGERPTLGLRLAPTREAVLPQGRRSVWLLAGTFVAITAVVTAAGLAAFGGSGENSVEAWDVSVTQWVLDLQTPALVDAAHTIGSLSGTWGIVAAVIAGVTLSLAYRGSWRPAVFVLVVVTGELALYAITSQVVGRARPLDTDYTSGLPQGGSFPSGHVAAAVAVYGALCALAIRYLRTAWRWATLVPFGAIVGGIMVGRIMLGAHHVLDTVGGLVLGALWLLAAARLLLVAPPQRPT, encoded by the coding sequence GTGCAAAGTCCATCACGCACATCTGCCAAGAGACCGATCGAAGAGCGCGCGGCGGCCGAGGCGGGCGATTCCGTGGCCGAACACGTCGACCCCGCCGACGCCTCGCTCGCGCAGGGGCATCGGTTCACACAACTCGCCGCACTGGGGCTGGCCGGAGTGCTCGGCGGGGCGGTGCCGTTCCTGGTGTTGATGACCCTGGTGCAGGCGGAGTGGGAACCGCTGATCAGGCTCGACCTTGGCGTGGCGGCCAGGCTCAACGACTTCTTTAGCGACATCCCCTTTGCCGTGACGGTGCTCAAGTATGTGACGGAGGTGGGCGGCGGCGCGACCGCGGGCTTCATCCTGGGCATCGCCGTGGTGTTCATGCTGGTACGACGCCAGTTCCGGCTCGCCGCCTACCTTGCCTTCACGGCACTGGGGCTCGCGATCCTCACGCCGATCGCCAAGGAGTACGTGGGGCGCGTGCGTCCTGACGTTGCTCTCCCCCTCGCCGAACTTCCCAGCAATGCGTCCTTTCCTAGCGGCCACGCGATGTCGGCCACGGTGGTGTGGGGCGCTCTGACGCTGGTCGCACTGTCGGTGGTCAGGCCGTCCAGGCGCACCGCGCTCGCGCTCGCCGCCGTCTCGTTCATCATCCTCACCGGCTTCACTCGCCTTGCCCTCGGTGTGCATTTTGTGACCGACGTCATCGCGGGTTGGGCGCTTGGGGCCCTGTGGCTCGCCGCCATGACGGCGGCGTTCAGGCGGTGGTTGCGATACCGCCACGAACCCGTCGAGCCGGCGGGCCTGGGAGAACGGCCGACGCTAGGGCTACGGCTCGCTCCCACGCGGGAGGCAGTCCTGCCCCAAGGACGGCGCTCCGTGTGGCTTCTCGCGGGCACCTTCGTTGCGATTACGGCGGTCGTCACCGCAGCGGGACTCGCTGCCTTTGGTGGCTCCGGAGAGAACTCCGTCGAAGCATGGGACGTGAGCGTGACTCAGTGGGTCCTCGACCTCCAGACCCCTGCACTCGTCGATGCGGCTCACACGATCGGCAGCCTCTCCGGCACGTGGGGCATCGTGGCAGCGGTCATCGCCGGAGTGACGCTGAGCCTCGCCTACCGCGGGAGCTGGCGTCCGGCAGTGTTCGTGTTGGTCGTGGTCACCGGCGAGTTGGCGCTCTACGCGATCACGAGCCAAGTGGTCGGCCGTGCGCGCCCACTCGATACCGACTACACCTCAGGGCTGCCGCAAGGCGGAAGCTTCCCCTCGGGTCACGTCGCCGCTGCGGTCGCGGTGTACGGCGCGCTGTGCGCGCTCGCTATCAGGTACTTGCGGACCGCCTGGCGCTGGGCAACGCTCGTGCCGTTTGGCGCGATCGTGGGAGGGATCATGGTGGGGCGCATCATGCTGGGCGCCCACCACGTGCTCGACACGGTGGGCGGTCTCGTCCTGGGTGCGCTGTGGCTGCTCGCGGCGGCCCGGCTATTGCTTGTGGCTCCCCCGCAGCGCCCCACCTGA
- a CDS encoding SDR family oxidoreductase: MSHISILGGTGMAGSALAREAALRGHTVTVAARHTGDIDDARFDGATRVRLDITTGQGVADAVAGADVVIYAVNATSAPRHAMCAGLRTTLDAVRSARPHTSSGGPLVVLPSIIGCEALPGAYYKAKVEQERILREWDGRSMTLRVAQFHQFVDKLLTAARRVGISPRAPLPLQPVEAGAASRAILDAIESGSMDEIIHIAGPDSLMLTAAARMHASALGYSALPLRLPLLGMGAAKGGALTPRPGAATLTGTSFVSWLDGRERKEVER; the protein is encoded by the coding sequence ATGTCGCACATCAGCATTCTTGGAGGCACGGGGATGGCGGGCTCGGCTCTCGCCCGTGAAGCCGCGTTGCGCGGGCACACTGTCACGGTTGCGGCGCGCCATACGGGCGACATCGACGACGCTCGATTTGACGGAGCGACCCGAGTGCGCCTCGACATCACCACGGGACAGGGCGTCGCCGACGCCGTAGCTGGCGCCGACGTGGTGATCTACGCAGTCAATGCCACCAGCGCGCCGCGCCACGCGATGTGTGCAGGGCTCAGGACAACGCTCGATGCCGTCCGCAGTGCCCGGCCCCACACCTCCTCAGGCGGGCCGCTCGTCGTGCTGCCCTCCATCATCGGTTGCGAAGCCCTCCCAGGCGCCTACTACAAGGCGAAGGTGGAACAGGAGCGGATTCTCCGCGAGTGGGACGGCCGTAGCATGACGCTGCGCGTCGCACAGTTTCACCAGTTCGTCGACAAGTTGCTGACGGCTGCACGTCGCGTCGGCATCTCACCGCGCGCTCCGCTGCCACTTCAGCCGGTGGAGGCGGGCGCGGCGTCGCGGGCCATACTCGACGCGATCGAGTCTGGCTCGATGGACGAGATCATTCATATTGCTGGACCGGACTCGCTGATGCTCACCGCTGCGGCCAGGATGCACGCGAGTGCCCTCGGGTATAGCGCATTGCCGCTGCGGCTTCCGCTGCTGGGCATGGGCGCCGCCAAGGGCGGCGCGCTGACGCCCAGGCCTGGCGCCGCCACGCTGACAGGCACATCGTTCGTATCCTGGCTTGATGGGCGAGAGCGCAAGGAGGTTGAGCGGTGA
- the sigJ gene encoding RNA polymerase sigma factor SigJ: protein MNEHSVSVNPSDIFETERPRLGRLAYSILGSVADADDAVQETWLRWARQDHARIADPRAWLTTTASRVALDELRTARRRREDYVGTWLPEPRVERWDGTADAAIESDEVTTALLVVLEQLSPVERVAFLLCDVFGMPSQDVAGVVGKNADAVRQAARRGRGHVSARAPRYESDPAAHMAVVSRFAEACEGRNLKALVETLAPGVTFRSDGGGLVTATRKPVTGKARVGAMLAGFGAAALRRGHALEVTLARVDGRAGVLFRVGQEISVYSIETHGGRITEFNVMRNPQKLRSVYAAGDGWFRDMAG from the coding sequence GTGAACGAGCACTCCGTGAGCGTCAACCCCTCTGACATCTTCGAGACCGAGCGCCCACGGCTGGGCCGCCTCGCGTATTCAATCCTTGGCAGCGTGGCCGACGCCGACGATGCCGTGCAGGAGACGTGGTTGCGGTGGGCGCGCCAAGACCACGCGCGCATCGCCGACCCCCGTGCATGGCTCACCACCACCGCGTCGCGGGTCGCTCTCGACGAGTTGCGGACGGCACGTCGGCGGCGCGAAGACTACGTGGGTACCTGGCTACCGGAACCACGGGTCGAGCGGTGGGACGGCACCGCGGACGCCGCGATCGAGTCGGATGAGGTGACGACGGCGTTGCTGGTGGTGCTCGAGCAGTTGTCGCCGGTGGAGCGGGTCGCGTTCTTGTTGTGTGACGTGTTTGGGATGCCGTCTCAAGACGTCGCCGGGGTGGTGGGCAAGAACGCCGACGCTGTGCGTCAGGCGGCACGGCGCGGTCGCGGCCATGTGAGTGCGCGCGCACCGCGATACGAGTCCGACCCTGCCGCCCACATGGCTGTCGTATCGCGTTTCGCGGAGGCGTGCGAGGGCCGCAACCTCAAGGCGTTGGTGGAGACTCTTGCACCGGGCGTGACATTCCGTTCCGACGGGGGCGGCCTGGTGACGGCGACCCGCAAGCCGGTGACGGGCAAGGCGCGCGTGGGTGCCATGCTCGCTGGGTTCGGGGCCGCAGCATTGCGTAGGGGCCACGCGCTTGAGGTCACGCTCGCCCGCGTCGATGGGCGGGCGGGCGTCCTGTTCCGAGTAGGTCAAGAGATCAGCGTGTACTCCATCGAGACGCATGGCGGACGCATCACGGAGTTCAACGTGATGCGCAACCCCCAGAAGTTGCGCTCTGTCTATGCCGCGGGCGACGGGTGGTTTAGGGACATGGCCGGGTAA
- a CDS encoding RHS repeat-associated core domain-containing protein, which translates to MTTIGGAVRLRVSVSFALILAIVLTILPPAPEEAFVARAEETPPLANPLVEDPLVVGLETSSPEFPAGGSATLTATSTVPVEQIGATIDILDNADGSVVKSCVAGTTCVASVSFLTGGPREYVAAVQDVESAPVTVARAPWEVSLTSSRDVFAAGQAFTLKAVVNQNIANTGGAYAVHLVDVATGAVVKTCTSTGVTQGEYRCSVDTVFYTGDPHQYVAYVSDVTDPAVDVQAQSAAVTEARQPWSVELTSSVQSSGGTFLAGAAFTLSAVVNQDVGNTGGAYAVHIVDVTSGAVVKTCDDVSVSYSEYRCSVDTVFYTGDPHQYVAYVSDVTDPAVDVQAQSAPVTVSRLPWLVSLTSSKDVFSAGSTYKLEAVVNQDVGNTGGAYAVHIVDVTSGAVVKTCDDVSVSYGEYRCSLDTRFYTGDPHQYVAYVSAGGDYESDVQAESAPVSVSRVVWTVSLSTSRDLFPAGQTYLLKAVVNQDVGNTGGAYAVHIVDVTSGAVVKTCDDVSVSYSEYRCSVDTVFYTGDPHQYVAYVSDVADQTVDVQAQSAPVTVSRLPWTVSLTSSRDVFSAGQTYLLKAVVNQDVGNTGGAYAVHIVDVTSGAVVKTCDDVSVSYGEYRCSLDTRFYTGDPHQYVAYVSAVGNYETDVQATSNPVTVARKPWSATLTVDRSVFAAGQSYTLKATADQNVANTGGFYSLYIVDIGTGEVVKECTTGTSCSLTTKFYTGDPRSYRAFVASRPDGHEVDRQVATNSVNVARQAWQVSLDTVSEATPDSNGMVKTTFRATTNQNIGYTNSNYRTYIYDVTASRSIAICTSGTTCTGSTNFPEGNPHRVIAYVAGIGNPWVDQQAKSNAITAQAGGGAVIAGEVFGGANPAEACASTCRADPVNTQSGEFFETTTDIGLPGVGPNVSWTRTYSAQRAGTPGAFGYGWTASVGMAVESADTDPLALAQAVNVVQENGSLTRFIRTEDGTFEAPDRVFATLTYDPVDGYRYVRGGNEVFLFTPQGALTRIEDNNGNGMDVTVNASGQVTGLTADDGRALTVTYANGRVTRVEDSTGREATYTYDAAGDLTSVNGFGGTVSTYAYDANHRVVSMTKPGGAVTTNTYDADGRVIEQVDPIGRSTNFEYLAGETRVTDNLGVVTIERYSNGQLTSMTSAAGTPAEATVSYTYTSSNQVASMTDALGRVAYYSYDARGNRVWIINTLGAMTKFAYDENGHLVTVTNALNQVTTFENDAKGNPVAVTDALGNRTVNTLNEKGQVIAVTDALGRTSTVEHDAHGRPIAQVSPGGVRTEIEYDALGLVTATVDPRGTQPGDSRDDYRSTYAYNALGLRTSATDPLGNSMSYSYDNAGRTTSTTDALGHATTLTYDAAGQILTSTDASGATTSFAYDGVGRVTAVTAPDGSTVSTVYDAAGRPTQSIDALGNATSYTYDAAGQLLTETSPEGRVTTYAYDAGGNVKKVTDPAGGITTMAYDLLGRVTSVTDPDGRTTMTTYDAAGRVVQTRRSDGATEGYVYDAAGQVTSSTDVNGRVTTYAYDADGNVVSSVDFAGRTTSATYVDGFPVVTTDAAGETTTTSYDVRGLATGVTYSSGLAPSAMVYDALGRVTSATDGAGQTDYTYDVLGRVTAIEGPTGDVGYAYNAAGNVASVTYPGGRVVERTYDAAGRVTGFESDGVGAFGVVWTADGLVDAVTYPNGVATDYTYDLAGRATDISVTGSAGAVLELGYAYTPGSLMSSRTTARDGGVAVSEDVTWDAAARLSTISSMSSGVPVQYTPSSEVMRADDGALLAWGADGSLTSRTVGAEVTAYASDGLGRRTSTTTASGDSTSFGWDQVGRMTGLADTVTGSVTDYSYSGGLRVGAATTVGGDTSTEAFTWDTLAGVPLLLSDSTHEYIYGLGTAPVAQVDTTTGEVVFLHGDLIGSTRSATDVSGAQVGSWDYSVFGETLTATGGAAGDGAGITRFLFAGEYLDDTGLYYLRARFYDPVTASFLSVDPALSATGSPYAYASGNPLQLVDPLGLWSMPNPFDSAINSISNTVKSLTSWGSVSDLLGTVACEVSGGFFWPDTGRNINLMLGFANHAKDELRETWREVRYFMNIKNPVSAIPAEAAMNVAVRSGAECEWESTEKFWVCYGADAGYVPDSGGTMYGAVFVTPWSKAELEKKDREQNRSTIRHEAKHGDIEAFIGSPGVGVLVLASGINNTALDLVIRQDPMGTARNVGKLFKCNGVEWSAGYQDGGYEECV; encoded by the coding sequence GTGACCACGATCGGTGGAGCCGTCAGACTCCGTGTCTCTGTTTCATTCGCGCTGATTCTTGCCATCGTGCTGACGATTCTGCCGCCGGCGCCGGAAGAGGCGTTCGTGGCGCGGGCGGAGGAGACGCCTCCTCTTGCGAATCCGTTGGTGGAAGATCCGCTTGTAGTCGGGCTTGAGACCTCCAGCCCAGAGTTTCCGGCGGGTGGTTCAGCCACACTGACCGCGACGTCGACCGTCCCGGTGGAGCAGATCGGGGCCACGATCGACATCCTCGACAACGCCGACGGGTCGGTTGTGAAGAGTTGTGTCGCTGGCACGACGTGTGTAGCGAGTGTGTCCTTCTTGACCGGCGGGCCTCGTGAGTACGTGGCCGCTGTTCAGGACGTTGAGTCGGCCCCGGTGACTGTTGCGCGTGCACCGTGGGAGGTGTCGTTGACGTCGTCGAGGGATGTTTTTGCTGCGGGGCAGGCGTTCACATTGAAAGCGGTGGTGAATCAGAACATCGCAAACACTGGTGGTGCGTACGCGGTCCACCTTGTGGACGTAGCCACCGGCGCGGTCGTGAAGACCTGCACGAGTACGGGCGTCACCCAAGGGGAGTACCGGTGTTCGGTGGACACGGTTTTCTACACGGGTGACCCGCACCAGTACGTCGCCTATGTTTCCGATGTGACTGATCCGGCTGTCGATGTGCAGGCGCAGTCGGCTGCAGTGACGGAGGCGCGTCAGCCGTGGTCGGTCGAGTTGACTTCGAGTGTGCAGTCGTCGGGCGGGACATTCTTGGCTGGCGCCGCTTTCACGTTGTCGGCGGTGGTGAATCAGGATGTGGGCAATACGGGTGGCGCGTATGCGGTCCACATCGTTGATGTGACGTCGGGTGCAGTGGTGAAGACTTGCGATGACGTGTCGGTTTCGTACAGCGAGTACCGGTGTTCGGTGGACACGGTTTTCTACACGGGCGACCCGCACCAGTACGTCGCCTATGTGTCCGATGTGACTGATCCGGCTGTCGATGTGCAGGCCCAGTCTGCCCCTGTAACGGTGTCAAGGCTTCCGTGGTTGGTGTCTTTGACATCGTCGAAGGATGTCTTCAGTGCGGGAAGCACGTACAAGTTGGAAGCGGTGGTGAATCAGGATGTGGGCAACACGGGTGGCGCGTACGCGGTCCACATCGTTGATGTGACGTCGGGTGCAGTGGTGAAGACTTGCGATGACGTGTCGGTTTCGTACGGCGAGTACCGGTGCTCGTTGGATACCCGCTTCTACACCGGAGATCCGCACCAATACGTGGCCTACGTGTCGGCAGGGGGCGACTACGAGTCGGATGTTCAGGCCGAATCTGCGCCGGTATCGGTCTCGCGGGTGGTTTGGACGGTGTCGTTATCGACGTCGCGTGATTTGTTTCCTGCGGGTCAGACGTATCTGTTGAAGGCGGTGGTGAATCAGGATGTGGGCAATACGGGTGGCGCGTACGCGGTCCACATCGTTGATGTGACGTCGGGTGCAGTGGTGAAGACTTGCGATGACGTGTCGGTTTCGTACAGCGAGTACCGGTGTTCGGTGGACACGGTTTTCTACACGGGCGATCCGCACCAGTATGTCGCCTATGTGTCTGACGTTGCTGACCAGACAGTGGATGTTCAGGCCCAGTCTGCCCCTGTAACGGTGTCGAGGCTTCCATGGACGGTGTCGCTGACGTCGTCGCGTGATGTGTTTTCTGCGGGTCAGACGTATCTGTTGAAGGCGGTGGTGAATCAGGATGTGGGCAATACGGGTGGCGCGTACGCGGTCCACATCGTTGATGTGACGTCGGGTGCAGTGGTGAAGACTTGCGATGACGTGTCGGTTTCGTACGGCGAGTACCGGTGCTCGTTGGATACCCGCTTCTACACCGGAGATCCGCACCAATACGTGGCCTACGTGTCGGCCGTCGGCAACTACGAGACCGACGTCCAGGCGACTTCCAACCCCGTGACCGTAGCGCGCAAGCCGTGGAGCGCCACCCTGACCGTCGACAGGAGTGTTTTCGCCGCGGGCCAGTCATACACGCTGAAAGCCACCGCCGACCAGAACGTGGCCAATACCGGTGGCTTCTACTCGCTGTACATCGTCGACATCGGCACTGGCGAGGTGGTCAAGGAGTGCACCACAGGCACATCCTGTTCCCTCACCACCAAGTTCTACACAGGCGATCCGCGCTCGTACCGAGCGTTTGTCGCCTCCCGACCCGACGGCCATGAGGTCGACCGGCAAGTCGCAACCAACAGTGTGAACGTCGCGCGCCAAGCGTGGCAGGTCTCGCTGGATACTGTCTCGGAGGCGACCCCCGACTCCAACGGCATGGTCAAGACGACCTTCAGGGCGACGACCAACCAGAACATCGGCTACACCAATAGCAACTACCGCACGTACATCTACGACGTCACGGCCAGTAGAAGCATCGCCATTTGCACGTCGGGGACTACGTGCACCGGCTCAACGAACTTCCCCGAAGGCAACCCGCACCGCGTGATCGCCTACGTCGCGGGCATCGGCAATCCCTGGGTCGACCAGCAAGCCAAGAGCAACGCCATCACCGCTCAAGCGGGCGGTGGCGCAGTGATCGCGGGGGAGGTCTTCGGCGGAGCCAACCCTGCCGAGGCGTGCGCAAGCACGTGCCGCGCTGATCCAGTGAACACGCAATCGGGTGAGTTTTTTGAAACCACCACCGACATCGGCCTTCCAGGAGTCGGCCCCAACGTGAGTTGGACGCGGACGTATTCCGCGCAGCGCGCGGGGACGCCCGGTGCCTTCGGATACGGGTGGACCGCCAGCGTGGGCATGGCAGTGGAGTCGGCGGACACCGATCCGCTCGCCTTGGCGCAAGCCGTCAACGTGGTGCAAGAGAACGGGTCGCTCACCAGGTTCATCCGCACGGAAGACGGCACCTTCGAAGCCCCCGACAGGGTCTTCGCCACGCTCACCTACGATCCCGTCGACGGCTACCGCTACGTGCGTGGCGGCAACGAGGTATTCCTCTTCACGCCCCAGGGCGCGCTCACGCGCATCGAGGACAACAACGGCAACGGGATGGACGTCACGGTCAACGCCAGCGGGCAGGTGACGGGCCTTACCGCAGACGACGGCCGCGCGCTCACCGTGACCTACGCGAACGGCAGGGTCACGCGCGTCGAGGACAGCACGGGCCGCGAGGCCACCTACACCTACGACGCCGCGGGTGACCTGACCTCCGTGAACGGCTTCGGCGGCACGGTGTCCACCTATGCGTATGACGCCAACCACCGGGTGGTCTCGATGACCAAGCCAGGCGGCGCGGTCACCACCAACACGTACGACGCAGATGGCAGGGTGATCGAGCAGGTGGACCCCATTGGGAGGTCAACCAACTTCGAGTACCTCGCGGGCGAGACCCGCGTCACCGACAACCTGGGCGTCGTCACGATCGAGCGCTACTCGAACGGCCAACTGACGTCCATGACGTCGGCCGCGGGAACTCCTGCCGAGGCCACGGTGTCCTACACCTACACGAGCAGCAACCAGGTGGCGAGCATGACCGACGCCCTCGGAAGGGTCGCGTACTACTCGTACGATGCGCGCGGCAACAGGGTGTGGATCATCAACACCCTGGGCGCCATGACCAAGTTCGCGTATGACGAGAACGGCCACCTGGTCACCGTGACCAACGCGCTCAACCAGGTCACCACGTTCGAGAACGACGCCAAGGGCAACCCTGTCGCCGTGACCGACGCCCTGGGCAACCGCACGGTCAATACGCTCAATGAGAAGGGTCAGGTCATCGCGGTGACCGACGCGCTCGGCCGCACCAGCACCGTCGAGCACGACGCTCACGGCAGGCCGATCGCCCAAGTCTCGCCAGGCGGCGTGCGCACCGAGATCGAGTACGACGCTCTGGGGCTCGTGACCGCGACGGTGGACCCGCGCGGCACGCAACCGGGTGACAGTCGTGACGACTACCGCTCGACGTACGCCTACAACGCGTTGGGGCTGCGAACGTCGGCCACTGATCCGTTGGGTAACTCGATGTCGTACTCGTACGACAACGCGGGCCGCACCACGTCCACCACGGACGCGCTCGGCCATGCGACCACCCTCACGTATGACGCGGCGGGCCAGATCCTGACCTCCACGGATGCATCGGGCGCCACGACCAGCTTCGCGTACGACGGCGTGGGCAGGGTCACGGCGGTCACCGCGCCCGATGGGTCGACGGTGAGCACTGTTTACGACGCGGCGGGAAGGCCCACGCAGTCGATCGATGCGTTGGGTAATGCGACCAGCTACACGTACGACGCGGCCGGTCAGCTCCTCACGGAAACCTCGCCTGAGGGCAGGGTGACCACGTATGCGTATGACGCGGGAGGCAACGTCAAGAAGGTGACAGACCCGGCTGGCGGGATCACCACGATGGCGTACGACCTGTTGGGCAGGGTGACGTCGGTGACGGATCCCGATGGTCGCACCACGATGACCACGTATGACGCTGCTGGCAGGGTGGTGCAGACCCGGCGCAGTGATGGGGCGACGGAGGGTTACGTTTACGACGCTGCGGGTCAGGTGACGAGTTCGACGGACGTGAACGGGCGGGTCACCACGTATGCGTATGACGCTGATGGCAACGTGGTCTCGTCGGTAGATTTTGCGGGGCGGACTACCTCGGCGACGTATGTGGATGGCTTCCCGGTGGTGACGACGGACGCGGCGGGGGAGACCACCACGACCTCGTATGACGTGCGGGGGCTTGCCACGGGTGTCACGTATTCGAGTGGTTTGGCACCCAGTGCGATGGTCTATGACGCTCTGGGCAGGGTCACGTCTGCGACGGATGGTGCCGGTCAGACGGACTACACGTATGACGTGTTGGGCAGGGTCACCGCCATCGAAGGCCCGACGGGCGACGTGGGCTATGCGTACAACGCGGCGGGCAATGTGGCGTCGGTGACGTATCCGGGTGGTCGGGTGGTGGAGCGCACGTATGACGCTGCCGGCCGGGTGACCGGGTTCGAGTCTGATGGTGTGGGTGCGTTTGGGGTGGTGTGGACGGCCGATGGTTTGGTGGACGCTGTCACGTATCCCAATGGGGTGGCCACGGACTACACCTACGATTTGGCGGGGCGTGCGACGGATATCTCGGTCACGGGGTCCGCGGGTGCGGTGTTGGAGTTGGGGTATGCGTATACGCCTGGCAGTTTGATGTCTTCGCGCACGACGGCACGTGACGGTGGGGTGGCGGTCTCGGAGGATGTGACGTGGGATGCGGCGGCACGGTTGTCGACGATTTCGTCCATGAGTTCGGGTGTGCCGGTGCAGTACACACCGTCTAGCGAGGTGATGCGGGCTGATGATGGTGCGTTGTTGGCGTGGGGTGCGGATGGGTCGCTCACGTCACGCACGGTCGGCGCTGAGGTGACGGCGTATGCGTCGGACGGCTTGGGACGCAGGACCTCGACAACGACGGCGTCGGGGGATTCGACGTCGTTTGGTTGGGATCAGGTGGGTCGCATGACGGGTCTCGCGGACACGGTCACGGGTTCCGTCACGGACTACAGCTATTCCGGTGGTCTGCGTGTGGGTGCCGCGACGACGGTGGGTGGGGACACGTCGACCGAAGCTTTCACGTGGGACACGTTGGCTGGTGTGCCGTTGCTGTTGTCGGACTCGACGCACGAGTACATCTACGGGCTTGGCACGGCCCCTGTGGCACAGGTCGACACCACCACAGGTGAGGTGGTGTTCCTGCATGGTGATCTGATTGGGTCGACGAGGTCGGCGACTGATGTGTCGGGCGCTCAGGTGGGTTCGTGGGACTACTCGGTGTTTGGTGAGACGCTCACGGCCACCGGGGGAGCCGCCGGTGATGGTGCCGGGATCACCCGGTTCTTGTTCGCGGGCGAGTACCTGGACGACACCGGTCTCTACTATCTGCGGGCACGGTTCTATGACCCGGTGACGGCATCGTTCCTCAGTGTCGACCCGGCCCTGTCGGCCACGGGTAGCCCGTATGCGTATGCGTCGGGCAACCCGTTGCAACTGGTGGACCCGTTGGGGTTGTGGTCAATGCCCAACCCATTTGACAGCGCGATCAACTCGATCTCGAACACCGTCAAGAGTCTGACGAGTTGGGGGTCCGTCAGCGACCTCCTGGGGACCGTTGCCTGCGAGGTATCAGGCGGGTTCTTCTGGCCCGACACCGGGCGCAACATCAATCTGATGCTTGGATTCGCGAACCATGCCAAGGACGAGTTGCGCGAGACATGGAGGGAAGTCCGCTACTTCATGAATATCAAGAATCCAGTAAGCGCGATTCCCGCTGAGGCCGCGATGAATGTGGCTGTCCGATCAGGTGCCGAGTGCGAGTGGGAGTCGACCGAAAAGTTCTGGGTCTGCTACGGAGCCGATGCCGGATACGTACCCGACTCCGGAGGAACCATGTATGGCGCGGTGTTCGTCACGCCCTGGAGTAAGGCGGAACTTGAGAAGAAGGACCGGGAGCAGAACAGATCCACGATAAGACACGAAGCGAAGCACGGCGACATTGAAGCATTCATTGGGTCGCCAGGCGTGGGAGTACTAGTCCTGGCGAGCGGTATCAACAACACAGCGCTGGACCTGGTGATTCGACAGGATCCCATGGGTACAGCGCGGAACGTTGGAAAGCTGTTCAAATGCAATGGTGTCGAGTGGTCAGCTGGATATCAGGACGGCGGTTACGAAGAGTGCGTATAG